The nucleotide sequence tccctccggtaggagacccccgggaagacccaggacacgttggagagactgtctcttgactggcctgggaacgcctggggatcccccccggatgagctggaagaagtagctggggagagggaagtctgggcttctcttcttaggctgctgcccccgcgacccgaccccggataagcgggagaggatggatggatgtgctCAACCTGCAGAACACGCTTTTGGTTTTGAGCCGAGGTTGTCCAAAGTAAATCCAGGCCAAACGTTAAAACATTTGGCCCTGatgtcattttaattaaaattctataacatacacacacacacacatatatatatatatatctgttaCATCCTTGGCAGTGGGAAGAGGGGCTTCTGTCATAAGCCACCCGTCTGCAAACTGAATATCACTCCAATGTGCATGTgtcaaacaaacattttttgttAAGAACCCCAAGTCTCGAGATCCAACATGACATTATAGTGCTGTGACGACAATGTCTCACCATCATATCCAAAAACATGTCCCACGCATATGTTCGGTCCCAAATGAGGCCCAGCTTCTCCAGTGCGACCTCCACTTCGTGTCGCAGCAGGCTCGGCACCAGTGCCTGCAGACTGTAGAGAGGGTGCACCACACTGCCATCGACTGCACAGGACACGGGAAAGAGCACAGGCAAACCAGTTAACCCACCTGGAGTAATTGGTCATGGTGCTGTGTTGTAGAAATATGTTTAAGAGCCAACAATTACCAACGGAGCACTGCCGTCTGGCTTCTTGGAACTCCAACAGGATGTCAGTCCTTGTTTGGGCTGATAACGGTCTTCCCTAAAAAGGTAGAACATGTTGCAGCTTTGGGCTTGAATTAAAGTGGATCAACTTTATACTGTCTGAGATCCTGTCTTCAGATCACCCTTTAAAACTGCACACATTGGAATCGTGTTTTGAAAATACACCTGGCCATAATTTCAACAATCTCCACAAAGAGGTGAATTGTGGTGAACCTCCAGGCCTTTAACTCAGAGGCACCCAGAATATTGTAAAGACGGAGAGGTGCAGAGGATTAAAAAGGTCTTCCTGGGTCTCATCCGCCAGAAAAAAAGTGATTctcaattttatttttcaagagCTCCGAGCAGAAAGACGGCCATCTCACAGCTTGGATCATTTGAGTTATACTACTCGTCTTGaaatgagcacacacacacacacacacacacacacacacacacacacacacacacaaaacttttTCCACAACACGACTGAAAGTTAAATGTGGTTATTTTTCAAACTGTCACAAGTGTAGTGGAAAAGCAGCCAGGTGCGTACCCATTTACGATCCACGTCCACCTCCACATTGACCACCAGCCTCTCATCCGGTCCCAGAGACTGCCAGCCATCAATGGGTGCACAGCCGTTACCCCAAGATCTTACTGGGACTCTGTCATCCACCTGGAGGGGAACAGATCCACATATAATTAAACTATCCCACGTGCATGAGTATGAGCAATAGAGTTTTCCAGTAGGGGCATGTGGTTTCTTGTCATGAATCAGTAAAGGGAACCGgttgcttcatttcagcataAAATGTCATTTACCACGTTAGATTTTGAAATTCACCAAATGAGCCAAACGGTGCCGATCAGTAATTGAGCTGAATGATTCCAAGAATGTGAAACCACGGACGACGCAGGTGCCTCGAATCAACCCATCCAGGTGAACGTCTCACCTGACCACTCAGTGGGAAAAGGCAAACGGATCACGCATTCAATTCAACACAAAACATTTCTAGTTTTTGGATTGACGCTCAAATGCTGAATGGATGCAAACAAATTCTGCGTTTATTTCGATGTCGCCTGGCGCGTTTACCTTCTTGTGTAAGTCCAGCAGGGGCTTGGAGTCGCAGAAACCGGTCCGGGCCATGGCAGCCGGGGACAAAATCCCTGCGTCGAGCCGCTGCAGCTACTTACACGGTGTCGGCGGAGGCCTGGAGCCGAGAGGGGAACGATTCGGCCCGCGACCAGGGGCTCATAAAGCCCGCggtgcaggtgagggtggggcGACAGGAAGTCAAAGTGGACAGGTAACAGCGACAATTTCCGGTCCGAACCACTAATTAGCTTTCGTGAACGGAGGGGGACGTTGGCTGTTCATGTTTTAATACTGCAaatggaattttaaaaagatcTCTGGATACTATTTGTGCTCAGTATTAGAAAATCTTCAATTTTTCCAGAACTCAACTCCAGCTGAACCTTTTTAAGCTCAAGAGAGAGAAGCAGCCTCTGAATTGGCCTCAGTGTTAGTGAACGGTGTTCATTTTCCCTCTGATCGACCGCCGTACTTCATAGATAACGTTTTCTAGCAACCTACAGCAGCTTGCTGTAAAGTCTCTTTTTTATCCTCAATCAGGGGTCTCGTCCTCCTGGAGTCGGCATTTTCCTCATTAATCAATGATTGCTATAACTCTGGATGTCTGCTTCCTCCTCGTCAGTATCATCCAGCCTCAGAGACTCCACATCTTCATTGCTCTCCATGACCCGATGACCCCTTGGGCCAAGCAATATAATCAATAACACAACCCCTGTCAGGTGACCTCAGTGTGATACAATAAATCACACTATTTTCTTTAGATTTATTCTAAAAAAGTTCACACAAACCtaaaagaaaacagcatttaatGTGAAGTGTAGCCATGAAACATGGTTCTCATTTTCTGAAACCAATTGGTGCAGAGCAGGTCATAAATTACAACTAGTGCACAACCTAGTGTCCTCTTTCGGCATTTCAGTATCCAGAGCGTAAACcacaaaagtaaaaatgttCTCATATTTCCTTAACTTTTGCATACAGGCATGCGCATCCACACGTccattatccccccccccctctttacATACATGTGGAGGACATGTGGTCAGAAATTCACACATTGGTTTGGCAattcaggactttttaacttggTCAAATGTTTCCAGGCTTCCACCAGTTTATCACTCACTGACCAAAGTTCTGGTCAACTCCTCGCAGCATAATGACACATTGCAGATATGAATGTAGAAGCGCTTTTTGATTCCTTTGACCTTCGGAGGACTTgtttagaaaaaataaaattaaatacacATTTACAAAAACTTAAATCATCTGTGAAGGAAGTTTCCCTTAACTTGTTGACCTACTTCAGTTTGCATTGGAAAATTCTAAGTGTAGCCGGTAGATATGGGATGTTCTGGTGTAACTAACAACCACGCTGGGAGGATATCCTGATTCAAACCTGCCTCCTGTTCCCCCAATagcatcctcctcttcactgtgattggctgttgcATGTGTCAGGGATTGTGCAttaaagaacaaataaaaagagtCTTTCGTAGGGATGTGGATGTGGAAGGACAGTGAAGGTGTCAACGATTATTCCCATATGCTGGCAGAGTAAGAGAACTGAGGGAAGTGTGTTCGGTGGTCCGACTCCTTCGCATCTAAACTGCCATCTGTTGGAGAGAAGAGGCATTACACCCAGAAAACGAGTCACAGCTCAGGTGAGACACACGTCCAGAGACTTACACCTGTCCGGGGGAGTTATTGTGATAGTTTGTGCTGTGAACTCTTCATCAAAGTACCGCGTGTCCGTCTCTGACATGACCTGGGGCTTGAACGGTGGAATGAGCTGTGGAAAAAGGACAATAGTTAGATGGTGAACATCCGCTCGCTCAGCTTCCAGTCCAGGTTGTACCTTTTTCTCTATGACGTCCTGCCAGTTGATTGAGGTAAAGAACCTGTGGCTCATGACATCTTTGGCATCATCTGGTCCACCTCCCAACCTGTAACCCAAGCAAAGCCATTCACAAACCACATGCAATGTAACCTGGAGTAGTTCCCTTTATtacctcccccaccccctgctaCATAAAGATATACTTCCTTAATAAAAATGTGCATATTGTCCACGACTTTTGTTTCAGTCTTAAGATAAGCAGCGATTCTAAACGCACTCTATCAACCTTGCCCTGCGTCGTCCACTGTCATTACTTAGCTTTTTTATCCACATTATTTTATTGATTACCATTTAAGAATTAATTTCAGGCAgataaaagagcaaaaagaagaaatgggTGAAGAGGAAAGAATGAATGACTACCAGGGACAGTATTAAAACAGTTTTAGCTAAATAATTAAGCCAACCAAACACAGTTTTACGTATTTATGTTGACTGAATTTGTAATGGCGTAAAGCACAAACCGCTGTTTGGGGTCCTTTCTGAGCAGGCCGTTGAGCAGTTCCTTGCCCTCAGGGGCCAGGCTTTTAGGGAAGCGAATCTCTTCCATGAGAATGAGCTCAAAGAGACGTTCGTGATCCTGGTTATAAAAGGGCAATCGGCCACACATCATCTCATACATGACCACACCCAGACCCCACCAGTCCACTGCCCGGCCATAGTCGTTGTCCTCAAGaacctgaaagaaaaagaattaAACAGGACTGTTTTGGGGTGCATTTCCTATGAAGTGTCAGGAGGGGGTGCCAGAGTCCAGCCTGACACATAACAGAGCGACAACCCAGCCACCACCGATACAGAAGAAGAGCGAATGCCGGCATCCAACAGACAAGCTTAGATTGTTACCAGAATACACAGGGCGCCAATAGTCGGCACGTGAGTATCAGGACTGGACTACAAAGCAGTGGAAGAGGGTGGGCTGGTTTAATGAATCCAATTTCGGGGGGAACACAGCATCAGTACGTGGAAAAAGCAATCACGATGCTTTGGGCAacgttctgctgcttcctggcaTCTGTGTGGACGTTACTTTGAAATGTCCCTCCTACTGAAGCGTTGGTACAGACCAGGTAAGCCTTTTCGTGGAAACAATATCCCCGGTGGCTGCGGCCTCGTCCGGAGGGGAAATGTGGCGGAGAAACAAGGTATTTTGGCAGCGAAATAGGGACCAACACACAATAAGGCAGGTGGGGGATCTCGTTAGAGAGCGCCCCTCTAATGTGAAGTGCAGCTCGGACTGGTCCAAACTGGATCCTAAAGGGCTCGTTTCATGATGTCTAGAGGGAGCTGTGTACCATTCTTTCCTCTATATTGAAGAGAGAGGATTATTTTGTTACTTTTATCTGATTATGTCTTGGACTCCCATAATGACATCACTCTTGATGGGAGTTGTTTTATGTTTCCTGATCACGTGACTGATTTTTCAGGTTCTTAAGGGACTACAATCGCTATCCGTGTGGAACTACAGCAGCACTTTTCATTAAAAAGATGTTCCATAAAACCGTTGGTATTACTGATAACAGTTACCTCTGGTGCCAGGTACTCAGGAGTTCCACAGAAGGTTTTCATGGTAGCACCATCTGTGATCCCCTCCTTACACAGCCCAAAGTCTGTTATTTTGATGTGGCCATCTTTGTCCAACATGAGGTTCTCCAGCTGCGCAGAGACAAACATTAAGCTTTAGTCACCATTTTAATAACGTGTCGGTGAGAGTATAACTTCAGCAGTACTGTTGATATCAGCACTGGATTTAAATTTTTCTTCAAAAAAAGGGACAATGTAGAGTATAGAGGAAAGTGTTAGAGATTTTAATGTGTGAAGGAAATCCTGAGACTGACTGCAGATCACAGATATAatgataaagaaaaacagaagactAGAGAGCTTACCTTCAGATCCCTGTAAACTACATTACACGAGTGCAGGTACTCCAGCGCTGACACTATTTCAGCACCGTAAAATCTGGCTCTGTCCTCGGTGAACACTCTGTCCCGCGACAGGTGAAAGAAGAGCTGGAAAAGAAGCGTAAATGCGTTCTATGTTCTCTCAAAGAGGAGTGTATTCAGAAGCACACGGTGGACATAAACCCAGACTCTGTGCACAAGTGTAGATTTTGTAAAGAAAATTCAAGTGTGTTTTATACAGCCATGTATCCTTTTTCAATCtttgatttatttctgtttttcttcagccAGGTGTTGGTGTAATATCATACAATAACCAAACAGCTCCATTATATTGTCCATCATCACTGCATTagacagaagagaaggaaaCTTACTTCTCCCCCATTTGCATATTCCATCACAAAGCATAGGCGATCGTGTGTTTGAAATGCATATTTCAGGGtctggagggaagaaaaacaacaattatACAAACACTTAAACAGAAGTGACAATAACTGTGACTGATAACCTACTGTTAAAAAGGGATGTCGCGTATTTTGGAGAACTCTGCTCTCTGTAACCGTGTGTGCCACCTCATCCtgaaagaagaacaaaaacacacacacacacacaggcgcttGAAAGGGGCACTGCAAATAATGGTAAAACCAAAACACTTTCAAAAGGAGTTCAAGTAAAGGCTTTTTCAACGACGGGATGAGAACACACCTTAGCAATGATGACTTCTTTACGAAGGATTTTCATTGCGTAGTACACCCCCGTGGCCTTCTCCTTGACCAGGATTACTTTGCCAAATGTTCCTTTGCCCAGCAGCTTCAGGTAGTCAAAGTCGCTCATAGTCTACAAAAAACCACCAATCAACGCTACTGTTTGGATATACATACATAATGAATACCATGAGCTGCTCTGCCTGTATAAATACAGACCACTTTTGTCCGGGATTTAAATGCAGCTATTTCCATGTTTTCAGAGCCGCTGTTGTCACATGGCGACCCAAATTTGATCTCCATCCGCTCCTCGTCCTGCTGCTGACTCTTCAGGCTGTTGGCCACCGCCTGGATCGATTGCATCCATTTCTTCCTGAACCACAATGAagcatgttttctgtttttaagtTGTTGTTTTATAGTTTATGGTACACACTGGTATGGTATACTTCCACACAGCACATTCAGAGAGAGGGACTATGTGGTAGCAACATCAAAAAAGCAATCAGAAaaggcagaggaagaaagaaaagagaggatGTTGGAGTTGTGGTCTTTACCTGTCATCATGGTTGTCTACATGGAAGGTGCGTTCAATAACAGAGGTCCACTGCAGGCATCGGATGACAAACGTATTGGGCCGCGGCCGCTCTGTCTTCATCAGCTGGCATTCTGGAGGCCcccaaaaaataacaaaacacacaagcgGTTTAAGATGGATGCAGCGCTTACACACCTCTGACTAACCAAAGTGTCACTTGAGGGACGGACCTGCGACAGAGAAGTTGTTGAGCGGCGGTAAGCTGTGATCACACACTTCGGGTTTCTCTTTGTAACCAATAAAGGACCCGTCGCTCTTTAAGATGAAGTAACGAGGACGCCAGGTTTTAATGTATTCGCCTGCAGAAGAATTAAAATGGTGACATTTTGCAAAAGGCAATGGCAACATATTCATTTCCTGACCCCAGAAAATGAACCACAGCTCCTGAATAGTTGACTCAACTGCGCAGCTTTACATCACAGCATTGCCACAAACAAAGCTTTTTCTCCGAGCGTGACGCTTAATGACTTCTTTAAGCATCAAGTGTAAAGCTAACGTTGGCTCGGCCCGCTCTGAGGATGCTGCTCTATAGCTGCAGCTCCTTGGGAGAGTCCTCAGGATGTCTTCCACGCCCTGTCTCATCCTGTTTATGATCATTGCCCTTCTTCAATAATTGACAAACATCTTTTAGGGAAGCTTTGTGATTTGTCCTCCATCAGATTCCCATCACTGGAGAGAAGCATTGGTGTGGTTCCGTGTAACATCTTCTGCTACTTTAATTACTATTTGATGTGGTTTCTGATTCAGCATTAAATCTGTGACATGTTATAAATTCActtgaatggaaaaaaaaaaaacccggaACGGAGGCCTCACCTCTCTTGAAAAGCCATCCTTCTCTCACAACACTGACTTCATCCATGCTGCAGCAGGACGCGCTGTGAGAGGGGAGAAGATGCTGTTTGTTAGGTAGATCAGCTTGACAACAAAAAGACAAGTGAGAGCACTGGCAGGAAGCTGGGGGTAAGGCTTCAACTGAATCTGATTTCTTGGAAGGAGTCAGTTATTTGGAGTCACCACAGTAGTTAAATGAATCTACTGTGAATGTTCTGTTCTCCAGGTTACATCAAACCTGCTACATTAATGGCTCTCATGACTGCAATCTATTACAATAGATCTGTTATCTAACATggaccccacacacacgcacacacacacacacacacacacacacacacacattgcattCTGAGGCAAACATTCTGAGGCAAACTCTACACAAACTTGGACAACAACAAATGGCAAATTATCTGCAATATTAAATGACGTAATGAGCCTCATCTAAAGTTATGATGCCTCGGTGATTCAGGGTCTACCAGCGAATAAACAGCTTATTTAGTACAATAAGAAATTCAACTCATTTTAGTAAACCCTTGTAACCTGGGATTTATTTGCATCCAATCAAAAAATATACGAAGCAATTATAAAATATTCAGAATGCGTTTATGACTTGATCTTGTTAAAATATTATACGATTATTCCAAAACACATTGATAAACATGAAGCACTTTCCAGGGCTGCGGACAGGTCGGACCGCTTCACAGGGTCGATATTAAGGAGCGAAGGACGATGACGACGATACCGcagata is from Takifugu rubripes chromosome 11, fTakRub1.2, whole genome shotgun sequence and encodes:
- the LOC101065438 gene encoding RAC-beta serine/threonine-protein kinase, producing the protein MDEVSVVREGWLFKRGEYIKTWRPRYFILKSDGSFIGYKEKPEVCDHSLPPLNNFSVAECQLMKTERPRPNTFVIRCLQWTSVIERTFHVDNHDDRKKWMQSIQAVANSLKSQQQDEERMEIKFGSPCDNSGSENMEIAAFKSRTKVTMSDFDYLKLLGKGTFGKVILVKEKATGVYYAMKILRKEVIIAKDEVAHTVTESRVLQNTRHPFLTTLKYAFQTHDRLCFVMEYANGGELFFHLSRDRVFTEDRARFYGAEIVSALEYLHSCNVVYRDLKLENLMLDKDGHIKITDFGLCKEGITDGATMKTFCGTPEYLAPEVLEDNDYGRAVDWWGLGVVMYEMMCGRLPFYNQDHERLFELILMEEIRFPKSLAPEGKELLNGLLRKDPKQRLGGGPDDAKDVMSHRFFTSINWQDVIEKKLIPPFKPQVMSETDTRYFDEEFTAQTITITPPDRYGSLDAKESDHRTHFPQFSYSASIWE